The following are encoded in a window of Trichomycterus rosablanca isolate fTriRos1 chromosome 13, fTriRos1.hap1, whole genome shotgun sequence genomic DNA:
- the LOC134325613 gene encoding LOW QUALITY PROTEIN: E3 ubiquitin-protein ligase TRIM39-like (The sequence of the model RefSeq protein was modified relative to this genomic sequence to represent the inferred CDS: substituted 3 bases at 3 genomic stop codons) — MAESALSQLRGSTSSMDKPPEYTVTHDSSNILSEDQFQCSICLDVFTDPVTTSCGHNFCRSCLTQHWDKSPQCHCPLCKEKFTKRPELKINTTLREVADHFKKKSEVDKPEVLCDACTGEKQKALRSCLDCGLMFCKSHLEPHHNVLKYKKHKLINPVKNLEDYRCQKHEKPYIIPIEEEINNKKTQLGQTQTEVQQMIQDRLKKIKEINHSVELSKVSKYNVVHFNKETLKXXXLKFFFLQKTLDKKLSKTLNEKLRETVSTELKRIQQYAVDVTLDAKTAHPNLILSDDGKQVKHGNKKKKLLNTSKRFTRYIFILGKQSFSSGRFYYEVQVSGKAEWNLGVARKSVHRKDEITLRPQDGFWTVVLRNGDDYEAGASPPVPLSLKEKPQKVGVFVDYEEGLVSFYDVENRVHIYSYTGQMFTEKLYPYFCPCLNDGGRNSAPLIITPVIKTE, encoded by the exons ATGGCAGAATCTGCACTATCACAACTAAGAGGCAGCACAAGCAGCATGGATAAACCACCCGAAT ACACAGTCACTCATGACTCCAGCAACATCCTGTCTGAAGATCAGTTCCAGTGTTCCatctgtctggatgtgtttACTGATCCAGTCACCACCTCATGTGGACACAACTTCTGCAGGAGCTGCCTTACACAACACTGGGATAAGAGTCCACAATGTCACTGTCCATTATGTAAAGAGAAATTCACCAAGAGACCTGAACTCAAGATCAATACAACACTGAGGGAGGTTGCTGATCACTTCAAGAAGAAGAGTGAAGTTGATAAACCTGAGGTTCTTTGTGATGCCTGCACTGGAGAGAAGCAGAAAGCTCTGAGATCATGTCTGGATTGTGGTCTGATGTTTTGTAAATCTCATCTAGAGCCTCATCATAACGTTCTAAAATATAAGAAGCACAAACTAATAAATCCTGTGAAGAACCTGGAGGACTACAGATGTCAGAAACATGAGAAACCTT ACATTATTCCTATAGAGGAGGAGATTAATAATAAGAAG ACTCAGCTGGGTCAGACACAGACGGAGGTGCAGCAGATGATCCAGGATCGACTGAAGAAGATTAAGGAGATCAACCACTCAGTAGAGCTCAGCAAAGTGAGTAAATATAATGTAGTACACTTTAACaaagaaacattaaaataataatagttaaaatTCTTCTTCCTACAGAAAACTCTGGACAAAAAGCTCAGTAAAACTCTGAATGAGAAGTTGAGAGAAACCG TCTCCACAGAACTGAAGAGGATTCAGCAGTATGCAG tGGACGTGACTCTGGATGCTAAAACAGCACATCCTAATCTCATTCTGTCTGATGATGGAAAACAAGTGAAACATGGAAACAAAAAGAAGAAACTTCTTAACACCTCAAAAAGATTCACGAGATACATTTTCATTCTAGGAAAGCAGAGTTTCTCCTCAGGTAGATTTTACTATGAGGTGCAGGTCAGTGGGAAGGCCGAGTGGAATTTAGGAGTCGCAAGAAAGTCTGTACACAGGAAAGATGAGATTACACTGAGACCACAGGATGGATTCTGGACTGTGGTTCTGAGGAATGGGGATGATTATGAGGCTGGTGCTAGTCCCCCTGTCCCTCTCTCTCTGAAAGAGAAACCTCAGAAGGTCGGAGTGTTTGTGGATTATGAGGAGGGTCTGGTCTCGTTTTATGATGTGGAGAACAGGGTTCATATCTACTCTTATACTGGTCAGATGTTCACTGAGAAACTCTATCCATACTTCTGTCCATGTTTGAATGATGGAGGTAGAAACTCAGCACCACTCATCATCACTCCTGTAATAAAGACTGAATAA